Proteins found in one Pontibacter sp. SGAir0037 genomic segment:
- the trpD gene encoding anthranilate phosphoribosyltransferase: MKDILNHLFEHKTLSRTQAREVLVNITKGIYNQSQITSFLTVYMMRSITVEELEGFRNALLELCHRVNLDAYNPIDLCGTGGDGKDTFNISTLASFVVAANGIHVAKHGNYGVSSACGSSNVLEALGIRFTTDTGLLERSIENYSICFLHAPLFHPAMKSVGPIRKDLGIKTFFNMLGPMVNPAFPKRQLVGVFSLELARMYGYLYQQADTHFSIIHSLDGYDEISLTSPFKVISDQKEQLLDADLLGLPHVRYEDIRGGGTVEKAAGIFMQVLKGEGSVAQNAVVAANAGMAIQCARPELSPREAVAIAKETLESGKAYTLFNSLINDKNLVEA, from the coding sequence ATGAAAGACATATTAAACCATTTATTTGAGCATAAAACGCTGAGCCGCACCCAGGCACGGGAAGTACTGGTTAATATTACAAAAGGCATTTACAACCAGAGCCAGATCACCAGCTTTCTGACAGTATACATGATGCGCAGTATTACAGTTGAGGAACTGGAAGGTTTCCGGAACGCGCTGCTAGAGCTCTGCCACCGTGTAAACCTGGATGCCTACAACCCGATCGATCTGTGCGGCACCGGAGGCGATGGAAAAGACACGTTTAATATCTCTACGCTGGCCTCTTTTGTAGTGGCAGCCAATGGTATTCATGTAGCCAAACATGGCAATTATGGCGTTTCTTCTGCTTGTGGTTCTTCCAATGTGCTGGAGGCGCTGGGTATCCGGTTTACGACAGATACCGGCTTGCTGGAACGAAGTATAGAAAACTATAGCATCTGCTTTCTGCACGCGCCATTATTTCACCCGGCTATGAAAAGTGTTGGGCCAATCCGCAAAGATCTGGGCATTAAAACTTTTTTTAACATGCTGGGACCTATGGTGAATCCTGCTTTTCCGAAACGCCAGCTGGTGGGTGTTTTCAGCCTGGAGTTGGCCCGCATGTATGGCTACCTGTACCAGCAGGCAGATACCCATTTCAGCATTATTCACAGCCTTGACGGGTATGATGAAATTTCGCTGACCAGCCCTTTTAAAGTGATCTCCGACCAGAAAGAGCAGTTGCTGGACGCTGACCTACTGGGCTTACCTCATGTTCGTTATGAGGATATAAGAGGAGGGGGAACAGTAGAAAAGGCTGCCGGCATATTTATGCAGGTTTTAAAAGGAGAAGGAAGCGTGGCCCAGAATGCTGTAGTGGCAGCAAATGCCGGAATGGCTATTCAATGTGCCCGTCCTGAGCTTTCGCCCCGCGAAGCAGTAGCCATTGCTAAAGAAACACTTGAATCTGGTAAGGCTTATACTTTATTTAACAGCCTTATAAACGATAAAAATTTAGTTGAAGCATAG
- a CDS encoding phosphoribosylanthranilate isomerase, translating into MKIKVCGMREPENIQQVAALQPDYLGFIFFSGSRRYALPGIDASSLANLPAGVQRVGVFVNETTTVILDLARQYNLELVQLHGSETPAQCLELQQTGLKVIKVFSVGESFNFDVLAPFENTCDFFLFDTKGKEHGGNGFVFDWEQLNQYPSPKPYFLSGGLNLENISGIKSIRRKPFAIDVNSGFELQPGLKEVEKLKRLMEQVKS; encoded by the coding sequence ATGAAAATAAAGGTCTGCGGGATGCGGGAGCCGGAGAACATCCAACAGGTGGCGGCACTGCAACCAGACTACCTGGGCTTTATTTTCTTTTCAGGCTCCCGGCGTTATGCATTACCCGGTATAGATGCAAGCAGTTTGGCAAATTTGCCTGCAGGTGTGCAGCGGGTAGGGGTATTTGTGAATGAGACGACCACAGTTATTCTGGACCTGGCAAGACAGTACAATCTGGAACTGGTACAGTTGCATGGTTCCGAAACACCTGCGCAGTGCCTGGAGCTACAGCAGACTGGTTTAAAAGTAATTAAAGTCTTTTCGGTAGGGGAAAGCTTTAACTTTGATGTGCTGGCTCCTTTTGAAAATACCTGCGACTTCTTTCTCTTTGATACCAAAGGGAAAGAGCATGGCGGCAATGGTTTTGTGTTTGACTGGGAGCAGCTAAACCAATATCCTTCTCCTAAGCCATACTTCCTGAGCGGCGGGCTTAACCTGGAGAATATCAGCGGGATAAAAAGCATCAGGAGAAAGCCATTTGCTATTGATGTAAATAGTGGTTTTGAGCTGCAGCCGGGGCTGAAGGAGGTGGAGAAGCTGAAGCGCCTGATGGAGCAAGTTAAGAGTTGA
- a CDS encoding aminodeoxychorismate/anthranilate synthase component II: MKVLVIDNYDSFTYNLVHLMQELGAEVTVRRNDKTTLEEVGEYDKIMLSPGPGIPDEAGLLKEIIRTFGASKSLFGVCLGHQAIGEVYGGKLFNSNEVWHGVATPVQVVREDEVLFKDLPKQFNTGRYHSWLVEKELPDSLLATAVDETGNIMALRHKEYDVRGVQFHPESVLTEQGKTIIKNWLES, encoded by the coding sequence ATGAAAGTTCTGGTAATAGACAATTACGATTCCTTTACCTATAACCTGGTGCACCTGATGCAGGAACTGGGTGCCGAGGTAACGGTACGCCGAAACGATAAAACCACCCTGGAAGAAGTAGGCGAATACGACAAGATTATGCTTTCACCAGGCCCGGGTATACCCGACGAAGCAGGTCTTCTGAAAGAAATCATCCGTACTTTCGGAGCCAGCAAGAGTCTCTTCGGTGTTTGCCTGGGGCATCAAGCCATAGGTGAAGTATACGGAGGTAAGTTGTTTAACAGCAACGAAGTATGGCATGGAGTAGCTACACCTGTGCAGGTGGTGCGTGAGGACGAAGTGCTCTTCAAGGATTTACCAAAACAGTTTAACACGGGCCGTTACCACTCCTGGTTGGTAGAGAAAGAGCTTCCGGATAGCCTTTTAGCTACTGCTGTTGATGAAACAGGCAATATTATGGCCCTCCGGCACAAAGAATATGATGTGCGTGGGGTACAGTTTCACCCGGAGTCAGTGCTGACAGAACAGGGGAAAACGATCATCAAAAATTGGCTGGAAAGCTAG
- a CDS encoding anthranilate synthase component I family protein: protein MMKFKISTSYKRLLADILTPVSVYLKLRDQYQNSILLESSDYHGAENSYSYICCSTIASIKAENELLTELFPDGSTRQTPITKETDIPGKLAAFAASFETEKNNFNFIHNGLFGYMNYDAVRYFEDIDLHLRSDKQEIPDLFYAIYRYVIVINHFSNEAFIFSHTYNQEEPNGIEKLEALLNSRNIPSYGFEITGEEEFNISSDDFLQNIERAKQHCFRGDVFQLVLSRRFKQAFKGDEFNVYRTLRSINPSPYLFYFDYGSFKIFGSSPEAQLVIKDQKASIFPIAGTFRRTGDDLADAALAEKLLADPKENAEHVMLVDLARNDLSRNGSEVTVETFREVQYYSHVIHLVSKVSGKLHSREDSLPMVASTFPAGTLSGAPKHMAMQLIDRYETTNRAFYGGCIGFLDFDGNFNSAIMIRSFLSKDYNLYYQAGAGIVAASNPVSELQEVDNKLMALRKALQLAQEIN from the coding sequence ATAATGAAGTTTAAGATCAGCACCTCATACAAACGCCTTCTTGCAGATATCCTGACTCCTGTAAGTGTTTACCTGAAGTTGCGCGACCAGTACCAGAACAGCATTTTACTGGAAAGCTCCGACTATCATGGTGCAGAAAACAGCTACTCTTATATCTGCTGCAGTACCATAGCCAGCATAAAAGCTGAAAACGAATTGCTTACCGAGCTTTTTCCGGATGGCAGCACCAGGCAGACACCTATTACTAAAGAAACAGATATTCCCGGCAAACTTGCCGCGTTTGCTGCAAGCTTCGAAACCGAAAAAAACAACTTTAACTTCATCCATAACGGCCTTTTCGGCTATATGAATTATGATGCGGTGCGCTACTTCGAAGACATAGACCTGCATCTGCGATCGGACAAGCAGGAGATCCCGGACCTGTTCTATGCCATTTACAGATACGTGATCGTTATCAACCATTTTTCCAATGAGGCCTTTATCTTCTCCCACACCTATAACCAGGAAGAACCAAACGGTATTGAGAAGCTGGAGGCATTGCTGAACAGCCGAAACATACCGAGCTATGGCTTTGAAATAACAGGTGAGGAGGAATTCAACATCAGCTCGGACGACTTTCTGCAAAACATAGAAAGGGCAAAGCAGCATTGCTTCAGAGGAGATGTTTTCCAGCTGGTACTTTCCCGCAGATTTAAGCAGGCTTTCAAAGGCGATGAGTTTAATGTATATCGTACCCTACGATCTATCAACCCTTCGCCTTACCTGTTCTATTTTGATTATGGCAGCTTTAAGATTTTCGGTTCCTCTCCCGAAGCGCAGCTGGTCATAAAAGACCAGAAAGCCAGTATTTTCCCGATTGCAGGCACATTCAGGCGCACTGGAGATGACCTGGCGGATGCTGCTCTGGCAGAAAAGCTTTTGGCAGACCCGAAAGAGAATGCCGAGCACGTGATGCTGGTTGATTTAGCCCGTAATGACCTGAGCCGCAACGGATCGGAAGTAACAGTAGAAACCTTCAGAGAAGTACAATACTATTCGCACGTTATCCACCTGGTATCCAAGGTATCGGGTAAACTGCATAGCCGCGAAGATTCCTTACCGATGGTAGCCAGCACTTTTCCGGCAGGTACCCTCTCAGGAGCTCCCAAACACATGGCCATGCAACTGATCGACCGCTACGAAACCACCAACCGGGCCTTCTATGGCGGCTGCATTGGCTTTCTGGACTTTGACGGCAACTTTAACAGCGCTATCATGATCCGTTCCTTCCTGAGCAAAGACTATAACCTGTACTACCAGGCAGGAGCTGGTATTGTGGCAGCTTCTAATCCTGTCAGCGAGCTGCAGGAGGTAGATAATAAACTTATGGCCCTTAGAAAAGCGTTACAATTGGCGCAAGAGATTAACTAA
- the hisC gene encoding histidinol-phosphate transaminase, with protein sequence MFNIEKLVRQNIRQMKPYSSARDEFKGTATVFIDANENNIGSLAGNNYNRYPDPHQKKLKSRLAKIKGVEPEQIFLGNGSDEAIDLLLRLVCRPGQDALLQLPPTYGMYEVSANLNEVRIDTVQLTADFQIPVEEVLRQLKPETKIVFICSPNNPTGNSINPESIEAILDAFDGLVVVDEAYIDFAHNPSWTTRLQEFPNLVVMQTLSKAWGMAGLRLGMAFASAEIITYLDKIKPPYNINEATQELALAALEKSEELKFMVEEIVQERELLTHALPRLKSVLKVYPSDANFLLVKVTDANGLYNYLLGNGIVVRNRSSLKGCEGCLRISVGTLEENQQLLQSIEEFR encoded by the coding sequence ATGTTTAATATTGAAAAGCTGGTACGCCAGAATATACGGCAGATGAAACCTTATTCCTCTGCACGCGATGAATTTAAAGGAACTGCCACCGTTTTTATCGATGCCAACGAAAATAATATTGGCAGCCTGGCAGGCAACAACTATAACCGTTACCCGGACCCGCACCAGAAAAAGCTGAAAAGCCGCCTTGCTAAAATTAAAGGGGTGGAGCCGGAACAGATATTTCTGGGGAATGGCAGCGACGAAGCCATAGATCTTTTGCTGCGCCTGGTATGCCGCCCCGGGCAGGATGCGCTGCTACAGCTACCACCTACTTATGGCATGTACGAGGTATCAGCAAACCTGAATGAGGTGCGTATTGATACCGTGCAGCTAACAGCCGATTTCCAGATTCCGGTTGAGGAAGTACTCCGTCAGCTAAAACCAGAGACAAAGATCGTCTTTATCTGTTCTCCCAATAACCCAACAGGTAACAGCATTAATCCGGAAAGTATTGAAGCTATACTGGATGCTTTTGATGGTCTGGTAGTAGTAGATGAAGCCTATATTGACTTCGCCCATAACCCCAGTTGGACCACCCGCTTACAGGAGTTTCCTAACCTGGTTGTGATGCAAACCTTGTCAAAAGCCTGGGGAATGGCCGGATTACGCTTGGGTATGGCCTTTGCCTCTGCTGAGATCATCACTTATCTGGATAAAATCAAGCCGCCTTACAACATAAACGAAGCTACACAGGAACTGGCACTGGCTGCCCTGGAGAAGTCGGAAGAGCTTAAATTTATGGTTGAAGAAATTGTGCAGGAACGGGAATTGCTGACACATGCTTTGCCTCGCCTGAAGTCTGTTCTGAAAGTATACCCGTCTGATGCCAACTTCTTACTGGTTAAAGTAACAGATGCAAACGGATTATACAACTACCTATTAGGCAATGGAATAGTTGTAAGGAACCGCTCCAGTCTGAAAGGCTGTGAAGGCTGCCTGCGCATATCAGTGGGTACGCTCGAAGAAAACCAGCAGCTCCTACAATCCATAGAAGAATTTAGATAA
- the aroF gene encoding 3-deoxy-7-phosphoheptulonate synthase, with the protein MVIRLQQGVPDAIKENILLKVEEIGYKANEVKTQEGHYLVAIGKKDFDIRHIGQLDGVADIYHVSDEYKLISRKWRVEPTHIDLGDGVVIGEGQFSIMAGPCSIENERQIELVVEHLKANNVKIMRGGVFKPRSSPYAFRGLGIEGLKMFHQICSANGIKIITEVMQVSQIEEMIDYVDVFQVGARNSQNFNLLDSLGEAQKPVLLKRGISGTIEELLQAAEYIFSNGNEKIMLCERGIRGYEKAYRNILDLNAVPVLKEKTHLPVIVDPSHGIGIRDYVEEMSLAAVMAGADGVIYETHQKPEEAFSDGQQTVNFQESERLIRRMRQAYELRENF; encoded by the coding sequence ATGGTCATAAGATTACAGCAGGGAGTACCTGATGCTATAAAAGAAAATATTCTGCTAAAAGTAGAAGAGATAGGTTACAAAGCGAACGAAGTAAAGACACAGGAGGGACACTACCTGGTAGCTATTGGCAAAAAGGATTTCGATATCCGCCACATCGGTCAGCTGGATGGCGTCGCTGATATTTACCATGTATCAGACGAGTATAAACTTATATCCCGTAAATGGCGGGTGGAGCCTACTCATATCGATTTAGGAGATGGTGTGGTGATAGGAGAAGGACAATTCAGTATTATGGCTGGCCCTTGCTCTATTGAAAACGAACGGCAGATTGAGCTGGTAGTGGAACACTTAAAAGCCAATAATGTAAAAATTATGCGGGGAGGTGTTTTCAAACCTAGGAGCTCTCCTTATGCTTTCCGGGGTCTGGGCATAGAAGGCCTGAAAATGTTTCACCAGATCTGCAGCGCCAATGGCATTAAAATCATAACTGAGGTGATGCAAGTTTCCCAGATTGAAGAAATGATTGATTATGTGGATGTGTTCCAGGTAGGAGCCCGTAACAGCCAGAACTTTAACCTGCTCGATTCGCTGGGAGAAGCGCAGAAGCCTGTGCTGCTGAAGCGCGGCATTTCAGGAACTATAGAAGAGCTCCTGCAGGCAGCCGAATATATTTTTTCGAATGGCAATGAGAAGATTATGCTTTGCGAGCGCGGTATCCGTGGTTATGAAAAAGCATACCGCAACATCCTGGACCTGAATGCCGTGCCGGTGCTTAAAGAGAAAACGCACCTTCCGGTAATCGTTGATCCGTCTCATGGTATCGGCATCCGGGATTATGTAGAAGAAATGTCTCTGGCTGCGGTTATGGCCGGAGCCGACGGAGTTATCTATGAAACGCACCAGAAACCGGAAGAAGCCTTTTCGGACGGACAACAGACTGTAAATTTTCAGGAGTCAGAACGCCTGATCCGTCGTATGCGTCAGGCGTACGAGCTCCGCGAAAATTTCTAG
- the trpB gene encoding tryptophan synthase subunit beta: MKYSVDENGFYGKFGGAYVPEMLFPNVEELRANYLNIMYEPAFQEELQALLRDYVGRPTPLYFAKRLSEKYNTKIYLKREDLNHTGAHKINNTIGQILLAKRLGKKRIIAETGAGQHGVATATVCALMGLECIVYMGEVDIERQAPNVARMKMLGATVTPTTSGSKTLKDATNEAIRDWINNPEDTYYIIGSVVGPHPYPDMVARFQAVISEEMMAQLQQKENRDYPDYVVACVGGGSNAAGAFYHYLDRPEVKLVAVEAAGLGVHSGESAATSVLGKEGIIHGSRTLLMQTEDGQVVEPYSISAGLDYPGVGPLHAHLHQSQRAIFESITDDEALQAVLELTRLEGIIPALESAHALAALGRIGAKPDDVVVVNLSGRGDKDLATYLKRFHFDGE, encoded by the coding sequence ATGAAATACTCAGTAGACGAAAACGGTTTTTACGGAAAATTTGGGGGCGCTTACGTTCCAGAAATGCTTTTTCCGAATGTAGAGGAACTGCGTGCCAATTACCTCAACATCATGTATGAGCCAGCATTTCAGGAAGAGCTGCAGGCACTCCTGAGGGATTATGTTGGCCGCCCTACGCCTTTATATTTTGCCAAGCGCCTTTCAGAAAAATATAACACCAAAATTTACCTGAAACGGGAAGACCTGAACCATACAGGCGCTCATAAAATAAACAATACCATCGGGCAGATCCTGCTGGCAAAGCGTCTTGGTAAAAAGCGCATTATAGCCGAGACCGGCGCCGGGCAGCATGGCGTGGCCACGGCAACTGTGTGTGCTCTTATGGGGCTGGAATGCATTGTATACATGGGTGAAGTAGATATCGAAAGACAAGCCCCTAATGTTGCCAGAATGAAAATGTTAGGAGCTACCGTTACTCCGACAACCAGCGGCAGCAAAACGTTGAAAGACGCTACCAATGAGGCCATTCGCGACTGGATCAACAATCCGGAAGACACTTACTATATTATCGGTTCCGTAGTTGGCCCACACCCATACCCCGACATGGTTGCCCGCTTTCAGGCAGTAATTTCAGAAGAAATGATGGCACAGCTGCAGCAGAAGGAAAACCGCGATTACCCTGATTATGTAGTGGCTTGTGTGGGTGGTGGCAGTAACGCAGCCGGAGCTTTCTATCATTACCTCGACAGACCTGAAGTGAAACTGGTAGCGGTAGAAGCCGCCGGACTGGGAGTTCATTCAGGAGAATCGGCTGCTACATCGGTACTGGGCAAAGAAGGTATCATCCACGGAAGCCGTACGTTGCTTATGCAAACGGAAGACGGACAGGTAGTGGAGCCTTACTCCATTTCTGCAGGCCTGGATTATCCGGGCGTAGGGCCATTGCACGCACACCTGCACCAGTCGCAGCGGGCCATTTTTGAAAGCATCACAGATGATGAGGCGCTGCAGGCAGTACTGGAACTAACGCGCCTGGAAGGCATAATTCCGGCCCTGGAGAGTGCACATGCACTGGCTGCTTTGGGTAGAATAGGCGCTAAACCTGATGATGTAGTGGTGGTAAACCTTTCCGGCCGTGGGGATAAAGATCTGGCAACTTATTTAAAAAGATTTCATTTCGATGGAGAATAG
- the trpC gene encoding indole-3-glycerol phosphate synthase TrpC: protein MNILEQIIADKQKEVAERKELYPTKLLEKSLYFGTPCMSLEHYLLRPDKTGIIAEIKRKSPSKGDINPYVSVERTSIGYMQAGASALSILTDTKYFGGKNEDLVIGRKFNYCPILRKDFMVDEYQVVEAKSIGADAILLIAAALPAKRIQELAAFARTFGLEVLLEVHSLEELQESLCEGITVVGVNNRNLKTFQTDVALSYELSRHIPSGMTKISESGLRNPQTLVELKEAGYNGFLIGESFMTNSRPERAAAAFMKEFRVLQEKKAALV, encoded by the coding sequence ATGAATATACTTGAGCAGATTATAGCTGATAAACAGAAGGAAGTGGCCGAGCGCAAAGAGCTGTATCCAACTAAACTGCTGGAGAAAAGCCTTTATTTCGGCACCCCTTGCATGTCGCTGGAGCATTACCTGTTGCGCCCGGATAAAACAGGCATTATTGCTGAGATCAAAAGAAAATCTCCATCAAAAGGCGATATCAATCCTTATGTTTCGGTAGAGCGAACTTCTATCGGCTATATGCAGGCCGGGGCTTCTGCACTTTCTATCCTGACAGATACCAAATACTTTGGAGGTAAAAACGAGGACCTAGTGATTGGTAGAAAATTTAATTATTGCCCGATTCTGCGGAAAGACTTTATGGTAGATGAATACCAGGTTGTTGAAGCGAAGTCGATTGGTGCCGATGCTATCCTGCTGATTGCCGCTGCTTTACCGGCTAAACGTATTCAGGAACTGGCAGCCTTTGCCCGTACATTCGGTTTAGAGGTGTTGCTGGAAGTGCATAGCCTGGAAGAGCTACAGGAGAGCCTTTGCGAGGGTATAACGGTTGTAGGTGTAAATAACCGCAACCTGAAAACATTTCAGACTGATGTGGCTTTATCATATGAACTTTCCCGGCACATACCTTCGGGCATGACCAAGATTTCTGAAAGTGGTTTGCGTAATCCGCAAACACTGGTAGAACTGAAAGAAGCCGGTTATAACGGTTTCCTGATTGGAGAAAGTTTTATGACCAATAGCAGGCCGGAACGAGCAGCAGCCGCTTTTATGAAAGAGTTCAGAGTGCTACAGGAGAAAAAGGCGGCGCTGGTATGA
- a CDS encoding DUF2141 domain-containing protein, which translates to MTSVLSFLLLLTSSFLYLQPAPQFSGTMVIELSNLPADKSGTVYIGIYNKAADFPEKGKAAYNAKVKVTKQDKAVAKIENATFGEYAIALFYDTNNNGTIDTNFLGIPKEPYGFSNSLYHATRATSFEEAKFSFTQNSSAVKIKLKN; encoded by the coding sequence ATGACTTCAGTACTATCTTTCCTGTTACTCCTGACAAGTTCCTTCTTATACCTTCAGCCGGCGCCTCAGTTTTCCGGAACAATGGTGATAGAGCTCAGTAATTTGCCAGCTGATAAAAGCGGTACCGTTTATATAGGTATTTACAACAAAGCAGCGGATTTTCCGGAAAAAGGAAAAGCTGCCTATAATGCCAAAGTAAAGGTAACGAAGCAGGATAAAGCTGTAGCGAAAATAGAAAACGCAACGTTTGGTGAATATGCCATTGCTTTGTTCTACGACACCAACAATAACGGCACCATCGATACAAACTTCCTGGGAATTCCGAAGGAACCTTATGGTTTCTCCAACAGCCTATACCACGCCACGCGCGCAACCAGTTTCGAGGAAGCTAAGTTCAGTTTCACGCAGAATAGCTCAGCTGTAAAAATTAAGCTAAAGAATTAA
- the hisB gene encoding bifunctional histidinol-phosphatase/imidazoleglycerol-phosphate dehydratase HisB, giving the protein MKKALFIDRDGTILVEPKTDYQVDSFEKFEFVPKAIRNLYQIYTALDYEFVMVTNQDGLGTDSYPEDTFWPYQNKMLDILKSEGIEFADILIDRSFEHEGLPTRKPGVGMMKKYLEGAYDLANSYVIGDRLTDVQLAKNLGAKAILITESPKADVDFCTNDWDEIFSFLKGGASRTATVRRQTSETSILVELDLDGSGKMEIETGLGFFDHMLEQVAKHGNLDLKIQVKGDLHIDEHHTIEDTGLALGEAFAKALGDKRGITRYGFFLLPMDDVLAQAALDFSGRPWTVWNAAFHREKVGDMPTEMFFHFFKSFSDTAKANLNIKVEGENEHHKIEAIFKAFARAIRMAVQRNLNDNTIPSTKGTL; this is encoded by the coding sequence ATGAAAAAAGCATTATTTATTGACCGAGATGGTACTATACTGGTAGAACCCAAAACCGATTACCAGGTCGACTCCTTCGAAAAGTTTGAGTTTGTTCCGAAAGCAATCCGTAACCTCTATCAAATCTATACTGCACTGGATTACGAATTTGTGATGGTTACAAACCAGGATGGCTTAGGCACCGACTCTTATCCTGAAGACACGTTCTGGCCTTACCAGAACAAAATGCTGGACATACTTAAAAGTGAAGGCATTGAGTTTGCCGATATTCTGATTGATCGCAGTTTTGAGCACGAAGGGCTGCCAACACGAAAACCAGGTGTTGGCATGATGAAGAAGTACCTCGAAGGTGCATACGATTTAGCGAATTCCTATGTGATCGGAGATCGCCTGACAGATGTGCAGCTGGCAAAAAACCTGGGTGCAAAGGCTATACTGATTACAGAAAGTCCTAAAGCAGATGTAGATTTTTGCACCAACGACTGGGATGAAATTTTCTCTTTTCTGAAAGGAGGCGCATCCAGAACAGCCACTGTCAGGCGACAAACCTCAGAAACCAGTATTTTGGTAGAGCTAGACCTGGACGGCTCCGGCAAAATGGAGATTGAAACCGGTTTGGGCTTTTTCGACCATATGCTGGAGCAGGTGGCCAAGCATGGAAACCTCGACCTGAAAATACAGGTGAAAGGCGATCTGCATATAGATGAGCACCACACCATTGAAGATACCGGGCTTGCCCTTGGAGAAGCTTTTGCAAAGGCTTTAGGAGATAAGCGCGGCATCACCCGCTACGGCTTTTTCCTGTTGCCAATGGATGATGTACTGGCACAGGCAGCACTGGATTTCAGTGGTCGCCCCTGGACGGTCTGGAATGCGGCCTTTCATCGTGAAAAAGTAGGAGATATGCCGACCGAAATGTTCTTCCACTTTTTTAAATCTTTCAGCGATACGGCCAAAGCTAACCTGAACATAAAAGTAGAGGGTGAAAATGAACACCACAAGATTGAAGCTATCTTTAAAGCATTTGCCAGAGCTATTAGAATGGCAGTACAGCGAAACCTGAACGATAACACCATTCCAAGCACAAAAGGTACCCTATAA
- the trpA gene encoding tryptophan synthase subunit alpha: MENRIQRLFAEKQQGLLSVYFTAGYPNLNDTVSIILELEKNGVDLIEVGMPFSDPLADGPTIQQSSEIAIRNGMTIPALFGQLQDIRRHTQIPLVLMGYLNPVMQYGVTRFCQKCKEVGIDGIILPDLPLADYVREYKPIFEENNLSKVFLVTPQTPEQRIREIDSHTNGFVYMVSSASTTGSTNGKAVANTAYFQRVAQMGLRNPGMIGFGIHNKETFSQACNHAQGAIIGSAFIKALAQEGSLAQNIRTFIQNIRN, translated from the coding sequence ATGGAGAATAGAATCCAAAGACTCTTTGCAGAAAAGCAGCAGGGGCTGCTGTCGGTATATTTCACAGCAGGCTATCCCAATCTGAACGATACGGTATCCATTATTCTGGAGCTGGAGAAAAACGGTGTCGACCTGATTGAAGTAGGTATGCCTTTTTCAGATCCGCTGGCAGATGGACCCACTATTCAGCAGAGCAGCGAAATAGCCATCCGGAATGGCATGACCATTCCGGCACTATTCGGGCAACTGCAGGATATCCGCCGGCACACCCAGATTCCGCTGGTTCTGATGGGGTATCTGAACCCGGTGATGCAGTACGGGGTAACGCGTTTCTGCCAGAAATGTAAAGAAGTAGGCATAGACGGCATTATTTTGCCTGATCTTCCACTTGCTGATTATGTGCGGGAGTATAAACCCATCTTTGAAGAAAATAACCTGAGCAAAGTGTTTCTGGTAACACCCCAGACGCCAGAGCAGCGCATCCGGGAAATCGACAGCCATACCAATGGCTTTGTTTACATGGTTTCTTCTGCCTCCACAACAGGTAGTACAAACGGAAAAGCTGTGGCTAATACTGCTTATTTTCAGCGTGTTGCCCAAATGGGGCTCCGAAATCCCGGTATGATTGGCTTTGGCATTCACAACAAAGAAACTTTTTCACAGGCCTGCAACCACGCGCAGGGAGCAATTATCGGCAGTGCTTTTATCAAGGCACTGGCACAGGAAGGAAGCCTGGCACAAAACATCCGTACTTTTATTCAAAATATTCGAAACTAG